In the genome of Desulfallas thermosapovorans DSM 6562, the window CGCCTCAGCCATGGCCACCATATCCGTCACGTTGGGGGACAATTTAATAATTACAGGCAAACCCGTGGACCCCTTGACGGCCCGGGTCACCTCGGCCGCCGTGCGGGGATCGCTGCCAAACTGGATGCCTCCTTTTTTCACATTGGGGCAGGAAATATTTACCTCCAACCCCGCCACCCCGGGCACGCCGTCCAGCCGGCGAGCCACCCGGGCGTAATCCTCCAACGTATCCCCGGCAATGTTCACTATCACCGGCACCCCAAGCCCGGCCAGGCGGGGCATGATTTCTTCGGCCACCTGTTCCACACCCGGGTTCTGGAGACCGATGGCATTGAGCATCCCCGAAGGGGTTTCCACAATGCGCGGCGGCGGGTTGCCCAACCGGGGTTTAAGGGTGGTACCCTTGACGGTGATCGCCCCCAGCCGCTGCAGGTCAACATAGTCCTGGTATTCCAGGCCAAATCCAAACGTGCCGGAAGCCGTGGTTACAGGGTTTTTCATGGCTATACCGCCCAGATTTACCGCAGTGTTCATTACCAGACCACCTCCCCCGCGGGAAAGACCGGGCCATCAACACAGGCATGCCGGTATGTTTCCTTCCCGCCGGCATCCCTTACCCGGCAAACACAGGCCAGGCAGGCCCCCACACCACAAGCCATCCGCTCCTCCACCGACACCTCGCCGGGCACTCCGTAATCACGCAACATGACACACAGCGCCTTGAGCATGGGCGATGGACCGCAGGCATAAACATAACCCGGTTTCGGCTTCAATTCTTCCTCCAGCAAAGCGGTAACTAAACCCCGGTACCCTGCGGAACCATCGTCGGTGGCCACCCGTACAGCATAACCCAATTCACGGGCAGCCTCCGTTATGAGCAACTGCCGGGCATTTCGCGCCCCTAACAACACTTTAACCCGCCGGGCCAGGCCGGCCCGGGCCAGCTCCTGCAATAAAAAATATAGCGGCGCAGCCCCAATGCCGCCGCCCACCACGATCAAATTTGCGCTCTCCGGCAGCGCTGCGGGCGGGTGGACAGTAAAACCACGACCCAAAGGTCCCATGGCATCAATAACACCGTCCCTGCGACCGGCCAGCCAGGCCGTGCCTTTACCCACCACCTGAAACATTATCTTAACTCGGCCGGACTGCCGGTCCACGGCGTGAATACTGATGGGACGCCGTAGCAGCGGGTCACTGCTCTCCCCGCAGCGAATGTGTAAAAACTGGCCGGGTTGGGCTGCCCGGGCCAAGTGCGGGGCCGTAAATTCCATTACCCGCACGCCGGGCACATGTTCCCAATGGCCGGTTATCTCCAACTGCATTAACCGGGACATAAATAGTCACCCCCTGTACTAGATACCCGTGCTATAAATTGTACCGCAGAAAATAATGTTAATACGGGACAACGTACTCCTGCAGGGGCACCAGCGGGAAGTCGGAGCCTTCCTTGATGTCCCCCAGCACTTCCAGGATGGCCCGGGCGGTGTCCAGGGAGGTCAGGCAAGGAACGGCCAGTTCCACGGCGGCCCGCCGGATGACAAAGCCGTCCCGCTCCGGGGCTTTGCCCTTGGTCAGGGTATTGATCACCAGGTGAATATCCCCCCGGCGCAGCAGGTCAGCAATATGGGGAGAGCCTTCCCGCACCTTGTTCACCCTGGTCACCGCCACCCCGTGTTCTTCCAGGTAACGGGCCGTGCCTGTGGTGGCGTATATTTTGTGACCCAGGCTATTAAAGCCCTTGATAATGGGCAGCATCTCTTCCTTATCTTTATCAGCCACGGTCACCAGTATATTGCCCTGCCGCTGGAACTCCACTCCCGAAGCCAACAAAGCTTTATACAGGGCCACCGGGTAGCTGGCATCCACCCCCAGCACCTCACCGGTGGATTTCATTTCGGGACCCAGTGATATATCCACCTGCAACAGCTTGGCAAAACTGAACACGGGTGCCTTGACCCCCACCAGCCTGCCCTCCGGGTAAAGGCCGCCCTGGTAACCCAGCTCTTTAAGTTTGCGGCCCATGATGATTTTGGTGGCCAGGTTAATCATGGGAATACCTGTAATCTTGCTCATATAGGGCACCGTGCGGCTGGCCCGGGGATTGACTTCCAGCACGTAAATTTGACCGTTATAAAGCACGTACTGAATATTGATCATGCCCCGCACATCCAATTCCAAAGCCAGCCTGGTGGTATAATCCACGATTTGTTCCCGGGCCGCCCGGTCCAGGTGATCGCCCGGGTAAACGGCAATGCTGTCCCCCGAATGCACCCCGGCTCGCTCCACGTGTTTCATGATACCGGGAATAAGCACCGTTTCCCCGTCGGCAATGGCGTCCACTTCAATTTCCTCGCCCAGGAAATATTTATCCACCAGCACCGGGTGTTCCGGGGTTACTTTAACCGCCGTGGCCATATAATTCCTCAAATCATCCATATTATAAACAATTTCCATGGCCCGCCCGCCCAGCACATAGGAGGGGCGCACCAGCACCGGGAAACCAATACCGGCGGCAATTTTTTCGGCGTCGGTCACCGAAAAGGCGGTACCACCCGCAGGCCGGGGAATATTCAAATGGCTTAGCAGGGCGTCGAAACGCCGGCGGTCTTCGGCCCGGTCGATGCTATCCAGGGAAGAACCAAGGATATTAAAGCCGGCCTTTTGCACATGGGCAGCCAAGTTAATGGGGGTCTGCCCGCCAAACTGCACAATTACCCCCACGGGTTGTTCCTTCTCCAGTATATTTATTACATCCTCGGGAAGCAGCGGCTCAAAGTACAGCCGGTCTGCGGTATCAAAATCGGTGCTGACGGTTTCCGGGTTATTATTGACAATAATGGCCTCGTAACCCATTTCCTTCAGCGCCCACACCGAGTGTACCGAGCAATAGTCAAATTCAATACCCTGGCCGATACGAATGGGACCGCCGCCCAGCACCACCACTTTGGGATTATTTGTGGGCTCAGCTTCATCCTCGGTATCGTAACAGGAATAGTAATATGGTGTAACGGCCTCAAATTCAGCGGCGCAGGTATCCACCATTTTGTAAACCGGTAGTATACCGTGCCCTTCACGCAACGCCCGCACCTCACCCGTCTTAATACCCGCTGCCTGGGCCAGGTAAGCATCGGCCATACCCATTTCCTTGGCCCTCCTGAGCAGCTCCGCAGTTAAAGCCGCCCGGCCACCGCGACGCAGCTGATCCTCCAACTGCACCACGTTATCTATCTTTTGGATAAAGAAACGGTCTATTTTAGTCAGGTTATGGATGCGTTCCAAAAGCATGCCCCGGCGCAGCGCCTCGGCCAGCACAAAGAACCGCTCGTCATTGGGCTGCTCCAGCTTTTGCTCGATTTCATCCTGGGACAGGTCCGCAAATCCGGGGTAAATAAGGCCGGGCACACCAATTTCCAGGGAGCGAATCGCCTTTAACAGCGCCCCCTCCAGGGAACGGTCAATGGACATTACTTCACCGGTGGCCTTCATCTGGGTCCCCAGGGACCGGTCGGCCAGAGCAAACTTGTCAAAGGGCCAGCGGGGGAATTTGACCACCGTGTAATCTATAGCAGGCTCAAAACAGGCATAGGTTTTACCCGTCACCGCATTTTTAATCTCATCCAGGTTAAGACCGATGGCAATTTTACTGGCCACCTTGGCGATGGGATAACCCGTGGCCTTGGAGGCCAGGGCTGAAGAGCGGGACACCCGGGGATTAACTTCAATAACGTAATAACTGTAACTGTTGGGGTCCAGGGCGTACTGAACGTTGCACCCGCCTTCCACCCCCAGGGCGCGGATAATTTTCAAAGCAGCGCTGCGCAGCATCTGGTACTCCCGGTCGCTTAGGGTTTGGGCCGGGGCCACCACCACGCTGTCCCCTGTATGCACCCCCATGGGATCAATGTTTTCCATACTGCAAATGGTGATACAGTTATCGGCACTGTCCCGCATTACTTCAAACTCGATTTCTTTCCAGCCCACCAGGCTGCGTTCAATGAGGGCCTGGTGGATAATACTGGCCTTTAGGCCCTTGGTGCAGGTACTGATCAGCTCATCCATATTGTAGACCATGCCGCCGCCGGTGCCGCCCAGGGTATAAGCCGGGCGAACCACCAGGGGAAAGCCGATTTCCCTGGCAAAGTCCACCGCTTCTTCCACCGAGGAGACGATGACACTTTCGGGCACGGGCTCGTTGATTCTTTCCATGGTGGATTTAAACTGTTCCCGGTCCTCGGCCCGTTTGATGGCATCCAGCGGGGTACCCAGCAGTTGCACATTATATTTTTCCAGCACTCCCATATCAGATAACTGCAGCGCCATGTTCAGTCCCACCTGGCCGCCCAGGGAGGGTAAAAAACCATCGGGCCTTTCCTTCTCAATAACCCGGGTGACAAATTCGGGGGTAATGGGTTCAATATAAATCCGGTCGGCCATGTTGCTGTCCGTCATAATGGTGGCCGGGTTACTGTTGATCAGTACCACTTCCAGCCCTTCCTCCCGCAATGACCGGCAGGCCTGGGTGCCCGCATAGTCGAATTCAGCGGCCTGGCCGATGATGATAGGACCCGAGCCCACCACCAAAACCTTTTTAATCCCTTGCTTAATAGGCATGTTACCGTCCCTCCCCGCGCATCATATCCATAAACTGGTCAAATATATAATCCGATTCCTGCGGCCCCGGTGATGCCTCGGGGTGATACTGCACCGCAAACAAAGGCAGGTGTTTATGCCGGATACCTTCCACCGTGTGGTCATTTAAATTGATATGGGTAACATCAACATCCAACCCGGCCAGCGAATCCTCAGCCACGGAAAAACCGTGGTTGTGGGAGGTAATGTAAACCCGCCCGGTACGCAGATCCTTTACCGGGTGGTTGGCACCACGGTGACCGAACTTCATTTTATAGGTTTTAGCGCCCAGGGCCAGTGCCATGACCTGGTGACCCAGGCAAATACCGAACAGAGGGTACTTGCCCATGATAGCCCTGGTGGTGGCGATGGTTCCCGGCACGTCCTCGGGGTCACCGGGGCCGTTGGATATGAGCACCCCATCGGGGGCAAGCTGGGCAATTTGCCCGGGAGTAATATCCGGCGGCACCACCATCACAGTGCAATCCCGTTCTTTAAGCTTGCGAATGATATTTTGTTTTGATCCCAAGTCAATGAGCAATACCCTGGGACCGCCCCCGGCAATGGTATAAGACTCCTTGACAGCCACACCGGCCACTAGTTTTTGACCGCTTAAAGTTGGGCAGGTTTTGGCCCTCTCCACCAATAGAGCCGGGTCCACCGTCCCCGTGGCAATAACGCCCCGCATGGTTCCATAACTGCGCAGGTGTCGGGTGAGTGCCCTGGTATCCACCCCGCTGATGCCCGGCACCCCCTCCCGGGCCAGAAAGTCACCGATACGGTAACCGGCCCGCCAGTTGCTGGGATGGTCACAGGCTTCTTTAACCACGAAACCCCGAATAAAGGAGTTTCCGGCCTCGAAGTCCTCACGGTTAATACCGTAATTACCGATCAGCGGGTAAGTCATCACCACTATTTGGCCGCAATAGGAGGGATCAGTAAGTATCTCCTGGTAACCGGTCATGCCGGTGTTAAACACAACCTCCCCCCATTGCTC includes:
- a CDS encoding dihydroorotate dehydrogenase — translated: MNTAVNLGGIAMKNPVTTASGTFGFGLEYQDYVDLQRLGAITVKGTTLKPRLGNPPPRIVETPSGMLNAIGLQNPGVEQVAEEIMPRLAGLGVPVIVNIAGDTLEDYARVARRLDGVPGVAGLEVNISCPNVKKGGIQFGSDPRTAAEVTRAVKGSTGLPVIIKLSPNVTDMVAMAEAVAEAGADALSMINTLLGMAIDVDRRRPVLGNVTGGLSGPAVRPVAVRAVWQVYRAVALPILGMGGIMTARDALEFILAGATAVAVGTGNFVNPRATLDVVEGIEQYMQNHGFTDINELVGLAQRDGGSC
- a CDS encoding dihydroorotate dehydrogenase electron transfer subunit — its product is MSRLMQLEITGHWEHVPGVRVMEFTAPHLARAAQPGQFLHIRCGESSDPLLRRPISIHAVDRQSGRVKIMFQVVGKGTAWLAGRRDGVIDAMGPLGRGFTVHPPAALPESANLIVVGGGIGAAPLYFLLQELARAGLARRVKVLLGARNARQLLITEAARELGYAVRVATDDGSAGYRGLVTALLEEELKPKPGYVYACGPSPMLKALCVMLRDYGVPGEVSVEERMACGVGACLACVCRVRDAGGKETYRHACVDGPVFPAGEVVW
- the carB gene encoding carbamoyl-phosphate synthase large subunit, whose amino-acid sequence is MPIKQGIKKVLVVGSGPIIIGQAAEFDYAGTQACRSLREEGLEVVLINSNPATIMTDSNMADRIYIEPITPEFVTRVIEKERPDGFLPSLGGQVGLNMALQLSDMGVLEKYNVQLLGTPLDAIKRAEDREQFKSTMERINEPVPESVIVSSVEEAVDFAREIGFPLVVRPAYTLGGTGGGMVYNMDELISTCTKGLKASIIHQALIERSLVGWKEIEFEVMRDSADNCITICSMENIDPMGVHTGDSVVVAPAQTLSDREYQMLRSAALKIIRALGVEGGCNVQYALDPNSYSYYVIEVNPRVSRSSALASKATGYPIAKVASKIAIGLNLDEIKNAVTGKTYACFEPAIDYTVVKFPRWPFDKFALADRSLGTQMKATGEVMSIDRSLEGALLKAIRSLEIGVPGLIYPGFADLSQDEIEQKLEQPNDERFFVLAEALRRGMLLERIHNLTKIDRFFIQKIDNVVQLEDQLRRGGRAALTAELLRRAKEMGMADAYLAQAAGIKTGEVRALREGHGILPVYKMVDTCAAEFEAVTPYYYSCYDTEDEAEPTNNPKVVVLGGGPIRIGQGIEFDYCSVHSVWALKEMGYEAIIVNNNPETVSTDFDTADRLYFEPLLPEDVINILEKEQPVGVIVQFGGQTPINLAAHVQKAGFNILGSSLDSIDRAEDRRRFDALLSHLNIPRPAGGTAFSVTDAEKIAAGIGFPVLVRPSYVLGGRAMEIVYNMDDLRNYMATAVKVTPEHPVLVDKYFLGEEIEVDAIADGETVLIPGIMKHVERAGVHSGDSIAVYPGDHLDRAAREQIVDYTTRLALELDVRGMINIQYVLYNGQIYVLEVNPRASRTVPYMSKITGIPMINLATKIIMGRKLKELGYQGGLYPEGRLVGVKAPVFSFAKLLQVDISLGPEMKSTGEVLGVDASYPVALYKALLASGVEFQRQGNILVTVADKDKEEMLPIIKGFNSLGHKIYATTGTARYLEEHGVAVTRVNKVREGSPHIADLLRRGDIHLVINTLTKGKAPERDGFVIRRAAVELAVPCLTSLDTARAILEVLGDIKEGSDFPLVPLQEYVVPY
- the carA gene encoding glutamine-hydrolyzing carbamoyl-phosphate synthase small subunit; this encodes MKAYLALEDGTVFTGRSFGATGEQWGEVVFNTGMTGYQEILTDPSYCGQIVVMTYPLIGNYGINREDFEAGNSFIRGFVVKEACDHPSNWRAGYRIGDFLAREGVPGISGVDTRALTRHLRSYGTMRGVIATGTVDPALLVERAKTCPTLSGQKLVAGVAVKESYTIAGGGPRVLLIDLGSKQNIIRKLKERDCTVMVVPPDITPGQIAQLAPDGVLISNGPGDPEDVPGTIATTRAIMGKYPLFGICLGHQVMALALGAKTYKMKFGHRGANHPVKDLRTGRVYITSHNHGFSVAEDSLAGLDVDVTHINLNDHTVEGIRHKHLPLFAVQYHPEASPGPQESDYIFDQFMDMMRGEGR